In one window of candidate division WOR-3 bacterium DNA:
- a CDS encoding tetratricopeptide repeat protein, with the protein MINTILKLIFIGVLFSPQEIKLIEDAETLFHEGLYQDAIQMYEKALKTNLGKEMRREIFYRIGECYFNLGDYQKSLSIFEKLEEESFKTYIYPEVLYALGIIHLALGHYDKAKFYLIEKIKEFPSYVSDIRVNEGQGIYYFTQEIYESSYEKLKNAISGVGIFYKGMTLSRLGKPVDALKEFKKIQILYPFTPLAEYAAYVSGEAMFINNDFTGALNLYQKFIESFGTSPLVDYAKYKIGVCLLHLGNKAQALTYLNSLLGHPDEILVAHSYLMGGIALREMGDYEKAIKYLLKAAFDFPQVGSAPLAHMELGKTYLLTGNKEQALITFKQLSNTYMTGEFSGIGDYLTASILYRDKRILEARFQLENLIKYYPKSYILPAAYVLLLKCMIDSRETKEAIVRGEEFLKSDIYKLDGINNSYAEKWIARLKLMLAEAYYEEKDLEKATKYYEELIESGDPDIMAEVFNGLGWCYLESERYDAAIQKFDVVISSYQKDTLALTSSLFGKGVAIYNSCALLQEELQRGERFKSAAFTFKEIVRFYPSSLLAPAALFYAGDAFAKANLYGNAVQEWEAVLSEYPGTKYAGYAAYWLGDTYFRAGELEKAVSYFRILLEQYPENDLVREGYLRLASTYYTMKDYDNARDILKKFLSVFPDDSLVKDAKSLLEQVYYFKSEKEPERIEDYAKEFPESELLAQRLYNEAATLYNNKKYEEAIEKAKRVILLFPSSINAAEAQKIVIASYGSLNNFKAMAEEAERFVQYFPEHEEVPTMLKVEAQGLIQEENYVKANEVLDKLIRNYSSSPAAKEGIILKGEVLLNLGKLREAIKTLEEISPTEEYASRYYYLLGEAYNKLGQIDKAISYYLSLLKFGDIDDIYRIKGLYTLASLYQIKGDLKNAAQIYEAIAQVTSDPAIKEDALSRANLLKKQ; encoded by the coding sequence ATGATTAATACAATCTTAAAACTAATTTTTATAGGTGTTTTATTTTCTCCTCAGGAAATTAAGCTTATTGAAGATGCAGAGACACTTTTTCATGAAGGTTTATACCAGGATGCTATCCAGATGTATGAAAAGGCTCTGAAAACAAATTTAGGAAAAGAGATGAGAAGAGAAATTTTTTACAGGATTGGTGAATGCTATTTCAATCTTGGAGATTATCAGAAATCCCTCAGTATATTTGAAAAATTGGAGGAAGAATCCTTTAAAACCTATATTTATCCAGAGGTTTTATATGCACTTGGAATTATTCACCTTGCTTTAGGCCATTATGACAAAGCAAAATTTTATCTGATTGAAAAGATAAAAGAGTTTCCTTCTTATGTGTCAGATATAAGAGTTAATGAAGGGCAGGGTATTTATTATTTTACTCAGGAAATTTATGAAAGTTCTTATGAAAAATTAAAGAATGCAATAAGTGGAGTGGGAATTTTTTATAAGGGAATGACGCTTTCAAGATTGGGAAAACCAGTAGATGCTCTTAAAGAATTTAAGAAAATTCAGATTTTATATCCTTTTACTCCACTTGCAGAATATGCTGCGTATGTTTCAGGAGAAGCAATGTTTATAAATAATGATTTCACAGGTGCTTTAAACCTTTATCAAAAATTTATTGAATCTTTCGGTACTTCCCCCCTTGTTGACTATGCAAAATATAAAATAGGCGTTTGTCTTCTTCATCTGGGAAATAAAGCCCAGGCTCTTACATATTTAAATTCCCTTCTTGGTCACCCTGATGAAATTCTTGTTGCGCACTCCTATTTGATGGGTGGAATTGCCTTAAGGGAAATGGGAGACTATGAAAAAGCAATTAAGTATCTTTTAAAAGCAGCTTTTGATTTCCCACAAGTTGGTTCAGCCCCACTTGCTCATATGGAACTTGGAAAAACATATTTACTGACCGGTAATAAGGAACAGGCCTTAATAACCTTTAAACAACTTTCAAATACTTATATGACAGGTGAATTTTCTGGCATAGGAGATTATCTTACAGCAAGTATTTTATACAGGGATAAAAGGATACTTGAAGCCCGGTTTCAGCTTGAAAATTTGATTAAATATTATCCAAAGTCATATATTTTGCCTGCTGCATATGTTCTTTTGTTAAAGTGTATGATTGATTCAAGAGAAACAAAGGAAGCAATAGTTAGAGGAGAAGAATTTTTAAAAAGTGATATTTATAAACTCGATGGAATAAATAATAGCTACGCTGAGAAATGGATCGCAAGGTTAAAATTGATGCTTGCTGAAGCTTACTATGAAGAAAAAGACCTTGAGAAGGCTACAAAATACTATGAAGAATTAATTGAGAGTGGAGACCCTGATATTATGGCAGAGGTTTTTAATGGTCTTGGCTGGTGTTATCTGGAAAGTGAAAGATATGATGCAGCAATTCAAAAATTTGATGTTGTTATTTCTTCATATCAAAAAGATACACTTGCACTTACTTCTTCCCTTTTTGGTAAAGGAGTGGCAATTTATAATTCTTGTGCTCTGTTGCAGGAAGAATTACAGAGAGGAGAAAGGTTTAAAAGTGCGGCGTTTACTTTTAAAGAAATTGTGAGGTTTTATCCTTCATCTTTACTTGCACCAGCTGCTTTGTTTTACGCTGGTGATGCTTTTGCAAAAGCAAATCTTTATGGAAATGCAGTTCAGGAGTGGGAGGCAGTTCTTTCGGAGTATCCTGGAACAAAGTATGCTGGATATGCTGCCTACTGGCTTGGTGATACTTATTTTAGAGCAGGTGAGCTTGAAAAAGCTGTATCTTATTTCAGAATTCTACTTGAACAGTATCCTGAAAATGATCTTGTAAGAGAAGGTTATTTAAGGCTTGCTTCAACCTATTACACAATGAAGGATTATGATAATGCAAGAGATATATTAAAAAAGTTTCTTTCAGTTTTCCCGGATGATTCTCTGGTAAAAGATGCTAAATCACTTTTAGAACAGGTTTATTATTTTAAATCTGAAAAGGAGCCTGAAAGAATTGAGGATTATGCAAAAGAATTTCCGGAAAGTGAACTTCTCGCTCAGAGACTTTATAATGAAGCAGCTACACTCTACAATAATAAAAAATATGAAGAAGCGATTGAAAAAGCAAAGAGGGTTATACTATTGTTTCCATCATCTATTAATGCGGCAGAGGCTCAAAAAATTGTCATTGCTTCTTATGGTTCATTAAATAATTTTAAAGCAATGGCGGAGGAAGCTGAAAGATTTGTCCAGTATTTTCCTGAACATGAAGAGGTTCCAACAATGTTAAAAGTTGAAGCCCAGGGTTTGATTCAGGAAGAGAATTATGTAAAGGCAAATGAAGTTCTTGATAAACTGATTAGAAACTATTCTTCTTCTCCTGCTGCAAAGGAAGGTATTATTTTGAAAGGGGAAGTTTTACTTAACCTTGGTAAGCTAAGAGAAGCTATTAAAACTCTTGAAGAGATTTCTCCGACTGAAGAATATGCATCAAGATATTATTATCTTTTAGGAGAGGCTTATAATAAACTTGGCCAGATTGATAAAGCCATAAGTTATTATTTATCACTTTTAAAATTTGGAGATATAGATGATATTTATAGAATAAAGGGTTTATATACTTTGGCAAGCCTATACCAGATTAAAGGTGATTTGAAAAATGCTGCACAGATTTATGAAGCAATAGCACAGGTAACAAGTGACCCAGCTATAAAAGAGGATGCTCTATCAAGAGCAAATCTTTTGAAGAAACAATGA
- a CDS encoding MotA/TolQ/ExbB proton channel family protein: protein MLVLEIASLIALWAIIDRLLAYTRLSEKEEQKFIDRTKMLIEKGRFEELKAFSSAINRPFAKVVNLLAENIQYPKEVLESVLESALMLTRLELSKKLNILGTISYIAPLLGLLGTVVGIIQAFYSVAKMGATVGPEAMMEGVAIALLTTALGIIIAVPCAIMYNYFRNKIEHLMARIEVSAEEIMNFMIYVKEQREKV, encoded by the coding sequence ATGTTAGTTTTAGAAATTGCCTCACTAATTGCTCTATGGGCAATAATTGATAGATTACTTGCATACACCAGGCTTTCAGAAAAAGAGGAACAGAAATTTATTGATAGAACAAAGATGCTTATAGAAAAAGGAAGGTTTGAGGAATTGAAAGCTTTCAGTTCAGCTATTAATAGACCATTCGCAAAGGTAGTTAATCTTCTTGCAGAGAATATTCAATATCCAAAAGAGGTTCTGGAATCAGTCTTGGAAAGCGCTTTGATGCTTACAAGACTTGAACTTTCAAAAAAACTAAATATTCTTGGAACAATAAGTTATATTGCTCCACTCCTTGGTCTTCTCGGGACAGTGGTTGGGATAATACAGGCATTCTATTCAGTAGCTAAGATGGGGGCAACAGTAGGACCTGAAGCTATGATGGAAGGTGTTGCTATTGCTCTTTTGACAACAGCTCTTGGTATTATTATTGCAGTCCCCTGTGCTATAATGTATAATTATTTTAGGAATAAAATTGAACATCTTATGGCAAGAATTGAAGTTTCTGCTGAAGAAATTATGAATTTTATGATTTATGTTAAAGAACAAAGGGAAAAAGTTTAA
- a CDS encoding biopolymer transporter ExbD, whose product MKRKKGFLKESDFEIDLTPAINIALILVLIFITGAVTIFQTWLTVSSPKVRKAPNVQEQTMAEFKVNIHLSADGNILLNEEPVSFNKLDSLLPYLLIRSATGLVLVSADSQVEHGKVVEIIDLAKQKGAREVALLKRVR is encoded by the coding sequence ATGAAAAGAAAAAAGGGGTTTTTAAAAGAAAGTGATTTTGAAATAGATTTAACACCTGCAATAAATATCGCTTTAATTTTAGTTCTAATTTTTATAACAGGCGCGGTTACAATATTTCAGACTTGGCTTACTGTTTCTTCACCTAAAGTGAGAAAAGCTCCAAATGTTCAAGAACAGACTATGGCAGAGTTTAAAGTAAATATTCATCTTTCAGCTGATGGGAACATTCTATTGAATGAAGAGCCTGTGAGTTTCAATAAACTTGATTCTTTACTTCCCTATTTACTTATAAGAAGTGCAACTGGACTTGTTCTTGTGAGTGCTGATTCACAGGTAGAACACGGAAAAGTAGTAGAAATTATTGATCTTGCAAAACAAAAAGGAGCAAGGGAAGTTGCTTTATTAAAAAGGGTAAGATGA